GCGCCGGCAAGCATCCAGCCCCAGCCATCGGTCGGCCGCGCCCGAACCGCGATGATGCAGCGCAATATTCCCTCGACGACGAAGATGACACCGAGCAGCAGGGTGAGCGTCAGCACGCCTTGGAGCGGGAACAGAAGCAGGATCACGCCGGCAGCGAGATAGAGGATGCCGCTGATGACCGCCATGACGACTTCCTGCCACCCCTTGCAGCGAAACGCATGGATCAGCGTCGCGATACCGCCGACCGCCAGCAGCCAACCGACCAGCAGTTCGACCGCCAGCGACGCGATCTGCGGGACGATGATCGCCGCGCTGCCGAGGACGATCCAGACGACGCCGAGCACGAGAAACCAGTTTCGGTGCTGCTTGACCAGATCCTCGAAGGCGTGGACGAGTTTTTCGGGCGTGTCGGCGATTCCGCCGAGCGCGCCCGACGCCTGGTCGGTGGTCTCGGCCTTTGGTTCGGAAGCGGCCGGCTCCGGCTTGTCCGGCGGATCTTGATTGGTCATCGGTTGGGTCCTGCTCGATCGGTGAGGTGAATTCAATTGTAGGAATGGAGTCTAGCACAGAACAAGGTTGCTACGGGAGCATACCGGACCGCGGGCCAAGGGTCAGCGAACCCGCCGCCGTGGACGACGCGCGCCGAGACCGAGGGCGACGAAGCTCCACCCGCCCATGGCCAGATAGAGGCCGATCACCAATCCCAGCACCCAAAGCGCCGCCGCCGGCCAGCGGACCCAGGCCATGACGGCGAGACCGAAGGTCAACAACGCGGAGAAAATCGCCCACGCCTTTTCGTGTCCGCTGTGGAGCTGGATCGCGAACACCAGCTTGATGACGCCCTCGGCCGACAGGAACGCCGCCAGCAGGAGCGAGACCATGACGATGTCCTCGGGGCGGAGGATCAGCAACGTGCCGGCGGCGGCCAGGAACACGGTGCCACTGGCCATCTCGGAAAAAGTCGCACGGCCGTAGCCGTCGCGCAGCGGCAGGATGACCTGGCCCGCGCCGGCCACCGACAGGATGGCGCAAAAAAACAGATCGGCAGGAGGTCGGGCAATCAGTGGCACGCCCATGGCGACGAGGCCGAGCGCGATCCAACAAGCGCCCAAGGCAAGAAACCATGCGGTCTTGCCGATCATCGCCTTGGATCGGCGCTTTTTCACGCGCAGCTGGCGTTTGGGTTTTGCCTTTTCGGCCATCGGCGGGGCCTAGAGCACGGCGATGGTGATGACCGCGAGCAGGGCCACCGCCAACCACAACGGCCACAGCAGGGCGGCCGAATTCCGCCCGCCGCGCAAGGCGCGGACCGATTCGGGATGCAAACGGAGGCCGCCATCGCCGAACATCTGCAGCGCGCGATCGGCCTCGGCGAGAAAGGCCGGCAACCGCTCGACGGCGCCGCGGAAATCATCGGCGGCGTCGCGCAGCCGCGCTTCGGGGCCCAAATTGTCGCGAATCCAGTCCTCGATCAGCGGTCGCGCCAGTTCCCACATATTGATCTCCGGATTGAGGCGGCGCCCCATGCCTTCCGCCAATAGCATGGTTTTCTGCAATAGCAATAGTTGTGGCTGGGTCTCCATTTCGAAGACCTCGGTGACCTCGAACAATTGACCCAACAGCCGGGCCAGCGAAATCTCATGGAGCGGTCGGCCGAGCAACGGTTCGCCGATCGAGCGGCAGGCTTGGGTGAACGCGTCGACCGATTTGTCCGTCGGCACGTAGCCGGCGCGAAAATGGACCTCGGCCACGCCGCGATAGTCACCGGTCAGGAAGCCGATCAGCATTTCCGCCAGGAAATACCGGGTCTTTCTGTCGAGCCGGCCCATGATGCCGAAATCGACGGCGACCAGGTTGCCGTCGTCGTCGATGAACAGATTGCCCGGGTGCATATCGGCATGGAAGAAGCCGTCGCGGAACACCTGGTTGAAGAACGCCGAGGCCGCCTTCTCGAGGATGGCATCCAGGTCTTGGCCGGCGGCGACCAGGGCCTCGACGTCGCCGACCGGCGTGCCGGCGATCCGCTCCAGCGTCATGACCCGGCGCGAAGTCCGCGCCCAATCGACCTCGGGGACGATGAAATAGGGATCGCCCTCGAAATTTTCCCGCAATTCGCTTGCCGCCGCCGCCTCGTACCGCAGATCCATCTCGAGCGCGACGGTTTCGGCAAACGTCCGCACGACCTCGACCGGTTTGAGGCGGCGAAACGACGGCTGGGTGCGCTCGACGATCTCGGCGATCCAGTAGAACAGGTCGAGATCGCGACCGAAGGCATCCTCGATTCCGGGCCGCAGGATCTTTACCGCGACCTCGCGGCCTTCCGTGGTGATGGCGAAATGGACCTGGGCGATGGACGCCGCCGCGACCGGCACGTCGTCGAAGGATTCGAAGCACTCCTCGACGGCCATGCCGAGCTCGCGCTCGATCGTGGCGCGCGCCGCGGCGCCGGGGAACGGCGGCAGCCGGTCCTGCAATTTGGCCAGATCGGCGGTCATCTGGTCGCCGAGCAGATCGGCCCTCGTGGACATCGCCTGGCCGAGCTTGATGAACGACGGCCCGAGCTCTTCCAACGCCGCCGCCAGGCGCTCCCCGTCGCGGCCTTTGCTGCGGCCGCGTGATACCAGCCGCGCCGCCAGGCTGACCGCCGGCGCCACGCCGAGCCGGTCGAGCAGAAACAGCGCGTCGTGCCGGGCGAGCGTGCGCGCAATCTTGAGCAGACGGCCGATGTGGCGGATCGCGCGAAACATGATCATGTGCCGGACCGGGTTGGAGCGCTCTAGTCGGCGAGATGGCCCTGAAGCCAGAACGCGCCGGTGACGTCGACATCGGGGTTCAGCTCCAGGCCCTGGCTGAGTTTATGTTTCGCCGCATAGAGAACGATATCGTAATCGCGGTTGTCGAGCCGCAACGGCGTGACTTGCAACTCGGTAAACGTCCGGCCGCCGAGCTCGCACGATGCGATCTCCTTGACCGGCGCGTAGAAACTGTAATCGCCGGCCTCCCACTCCTCGATCGGAAACATCATCGCCGCGCCGTCGAGCTCGAGCTTCAGCGGCCCATCGCCGTCCCCGACATCGCCGCCGGCGGCCCGGATCATCTGGCGCACCATGCGGCTGCGATCCGGATCGGAGATTTCGACGTAGTCCCGATCCGGGCGCTTTACGTCGTAAGCGATGGCGCCGAGACGAAAGGGATAGGTCTGTCCGATTTGATACTTCGCCCGATTGAGCCCGTAGAGGGCGTCGAAGAAGGTGATCCGCGAGCTCCCATCGATGGTGCCGGAGAGGCGGCCTTCGACGCCGCGGGTGTCCTCGTCGATGTCGGCCAGCGTGACATCATGGACGATGCCGGTGCAGCAGAATGGGTAGGCACTGACCAGGGTGTTTTGTTCGGCTTCCTTGTCACGGGCGACCAGGAGCAAATGGCGCAAATCGCCGTCGGCTTCCGACAAATAGATGATTTGGTCGGGCGTGACGCCGTTGATCACCCCCGGCGCGCCGGTCCAATCCTCCTCGAGGATAATGTTGAGCGAATTGACGAGTTCGGGCAGTTCCTCGTCGATGAATGTCTTGATGTCTTCGTAAATGCAGTGCCAATGAGCGCCGTGACCCATTTCACACCCGCCACGCCGAATGGATGGCGGCGATGCCACCCGACAGGTTGCGGAAGCGGACCTGATCGAGCCCGGCCGCGCCGATCCGCCGGACCAGCTCGTCCTGGGGCGGAAACCGGCGAATACTCTCGACCAGGTACTGGTAGGCGTCGCGATCGCCGGCGACCCGGCTCCCCAGAGCGGGCAGCCAGCGAAACGAATAGGAATCGTATGCGCGCTCGAGCCAAGGCAGCGAAACGCGGCTGAATTCAAGGCACAGGAAGCGGCCGCCGGGACGCAGCACACGCCGCGCCTCTTTCAGCGCGGCATCGATCCGGGTCACGTTGCGCAATCCGAAGGCGATGGTGTAGGCGTCGACCGAGCGGTCGGCGAAAGGCAGCGCTTCCGCATCGCCGGCGATCCAGTCGACACCGCTAAGAACGCCGCGATCGATCGCGCGCCGGCGGCCGGCGGTCAGCATGGAGGTGTTGATATCGCAGACGGCGACCGCCATGCCCGGGCAACGGCCGACGCAACGCAGAGCGATATCGCCGGTGCCGCCGGCGACATCGAGAAGCTTCATGCCGCTATGCGGCCGCAGCCAATCGACGAATGCGGCCTTCCACAACCTATGAACGCCGAGGCTCATCAAGTCGTTCATCAGATCGTAGCGAGCGGCCACGCTGTCGAAAACAGCGCGCACCATACCGGCTTTGCGGTCGGCCGGAATGTCGCGGAATCCGAAATTCGCTGTCGGATCTGCGATGGGACCTGGGGCCTTCATGGGCCGGACCATAGCGTGCCGAATGGGCGGAAACCAGCCCTGTCGCATGAGTTGCGGAGGACGATCGAACCACCTCGGTCGAGCTCGTCCGAGGCCGCCATTTGCACGCGCCTCGGCACGCGCTATACCTGCGCATTACAAGATCGATCCGTGTCCCCGATGCCCGAACTGCCCGAAGTCGAAACCGTTTGCCGCGGCCTTGCGAAAGTGCTCGAGGGGCGCCGCCTCACCAATGTCGAGGCGCGCCGGCCGGACCTGCGCATCCCGTTGCCGCAGGACTTTTGCCAACGGCTGACGGGCAATCGCGTCGTCCGCGTCGGGCGACGGGCGAAATATATGGTCGTCAGCTTCGCCGACGGCGCGGTGCTGATATCCCATCTCGGCATGTCGGGGCGTATGGTCATCGCCGAGGTCCCGCATCAACCGCCGGGCGCCCACGATCACATTATCTTCACCACCGACGAGGGCGTCGAAATCAGGTTCAACGATGCACGCCGGTTCGGATTGATGACGTTGGACCACATCGACAGCATCGACGCCCATCCCTTGCTCGCCGGCCTCGGGCCGGAGCCTCTCTCCAACTCCTTCAGCGGACCGGTGCTGGCCGCCGCCATCCGGGGCCGGCGGTCTTCGATCAAGGCCGCGCTGCTCGATCAACGGGTGGTCGCCGGGATCGGCAACATCTATGCGTCGGAAGCCCTGTACCAGGCCGGTATTTCGCCGCGGCGGCGGGCGGGCACGGTCCAGCGCGGGCGCGCCGACCGCCTCTCCGCGGCCATTCGAACCGTCCTCGAACGGGCGATCGAGGCCGGCGGGTCGTCGCTCCGCGACCACCGGCAGGCGACCGGCGAGTTGGGTTATTTCCAGCATCAATGGGCGGTCTACGACCGCGCCGGGGCGCCGTGCCCGGACTGTTCCTGCGACCATGCGGCGAACGGCGGAATCCGGCGCATCGTCCAGCAGGGCAGGTC
This region of Alphaproteobacteria bacterium genomic DNA includes:
- the mutM gene encoding bifunctional DNA-formamidopyrimidine glycosylase/DNA-(apurinic or apyrimidinic site) lyase, with protein sequence MPELPEVETVCRGLAKVLEGRRLTNVEARRPDLRIPLPQDFCQRLTGNRVVRVGRRAKYMVVSFADGAVLISHLGMSGRMVIAEVPHQPPGAHDHIIFTTDEGVEIRFNDARRFGLMTLDHIDSIDAHPLLAGLGPEPLSNSFSGPVLAAAIRGRRSSIKAALLDQRVVAGIGNIYASEALYQAGISPRRRAGTVQRGRADRLSAAIRTVLERAIEAGGSSLRDHRQATGELGYFQHQWAVYDRAGAPCPDCSCDHAANGGIRRIVQQGRSTFYCPLRQR
- the ubiB gene encoding 2-polyprenylphenol 6-hydroxylase; amino-acid sequence: MFRAIRHIGRLLKIARTLARHDALFLLDRLGVAPAVSLAARLVSRGRSKGRDGERLAAALEELGPSFIKLGQAMSTRADLLGDQMTADLAKLQDRLPPFPGAAARATIERELGMAVEECFESFDDVPVAAASIAQVHFAITTEGREVAVKILRPGIEDAFGRDLDLFYWIAEIVERTQPSFRRLKPVEVVRTFAETVALEMDLRYEAAAASELRENFEGDPYFIVPEVDWARTSRRVMTLERIAGTPVGDVEALVAAGQDLDAILEKAASAFFNQVFRDGFFHADMHPGNLFIDDDGNLVAVDFGIMGRLDRKTRYFLAEMLIGFLTGDYRGVAEVHFRAGYVPTDKSVDAFTQACRSIGEPLLGRPLHEISLARLLGQLFEVTEVFEMETQPQLLLLQKTMLLAEGMGRRLNPEINMWELARPLIEDWIRDNLGPEARLRDAADDFRGAVERLPAFLAEADRALQMFGDGGLRLHPESVRALRGGRNSAALLWPLWLAVALLAVITIAVL
- a CDS encoding HdeD family acid-resistance protein, producing the protein MTNQDPPDKPEPAASEPKAETTDQASGALGGIADTPEKLVHAFEDLVKQHRNWFLVLGVVWIVLGSAAIIVPQIASLAVELLVGWLLAVGGIATLIHAFRCKGWQEVVMAVISGILYLAAGVILLLFPLQGVLTLTLLLGVIFVVEGILRCIIAVRARPTDGWGWMLAGAIATIVVGLLIWGEWPSSAAWAIGLLVGIQLVFSGWSMVAVANAAKDK
- the ubiE gene encoding bifunctional demethylmenaquinone methyltransferase/2-methoxy-6-polyprenyl-1,4-benzoquinol methylase UbiE gives rise to the protein MKAPGPIADPTANFGFRDIPADRKAGMVRAVFDSVAARYDLMNDLMSLGVHRLWKAAFVDWLRPHSGMKLLDVAGGTGDIALRCVGRCPGMAVAVCDINTSMLTAGRRRAIDRGVLSGVDWIAGDAEALPFADRSVDAYTIAFGLRNVTRIDAALKEARRVLRPGGRFLCLEFSRVSLPWLERAYDSYSFRWLPALGSRVAGDRDAYQYLVESIRRFPPQDELVRRIGAAGLDQVRFRNLSGGIAAIHSAWRV